TGAACCCACGCCGCTCCACGACACCCCTTATTCTTCATTTCCCCActcatctcctctctctctctctctcttccatattTATAAGAGacagaatctctctctctctctctctcaagtcttcttattatctctctttcttacaatcagagaagaaggaagctctGTTATTGTCTCTGTGATCATCATTCATGGAGACTCGAACGCAGCAACGTTCCTCAATAATATCCCGTGTTAACTCGTTCGTTGGAAACAGCCGAGTCGGAAAATATTTCAAACTCGACAAACGTGGCTCCACTTTCACAACCGAACTCCGTGCCGGAACAGCCACGTTTCTCACCATGGCTTACATCCTAGCAGTCAACGCAAGTATTCTCACTGATTCCGGCGGAACCTGTACCGTCGCCGACTGTGTCCCTCTCTGTAGCAACCCTTCCATCTCTATCTCCAACTGCGCCGCCTCAAACTTCACGGTGGTCCAACCCGGTGTGTCTTGCAAATTCGACCCCGTCAACCCGGGTTACACAGCTTGCCTCAACGGAGTCCGCCGTGATCTAATCGTCGCCACCGTCGCTTCTTCCCTCATCGGTTGTGTAATCATGGGTGGTTTCGCTAACCTTCCCTTAGCTTTAGCTCCTGGTATGGGCGCAAACGCTTACTTCGCTTACAGCGTTGTTGGCTTCCACGGCTCCGGCAACGTCACTTATGGAACAGCTTTAGCAGCGGTTTTCATCGAGGGGcttatttttctcttaatttccGCAATTGGGTTAAGAACCAAACTCGCTAAACTCGTTCCTAAACCCGTCCGAATCTCTTCCTCTGCCGGAATCGGTCTTTTTCTCGCTTTTATTGGACTTCAAAGCGGTGAAGGACTCGGACTCGTTAGTTTCAGTTCTGCCACACTTGTTACAATCGGCGCGTGTCCAGCTAACTCACTCGCCTCCGTCGCTCCTGTAATAACTTATCCAAACGGCACCGTTGCTCTTATGCCTGGTGGTACAGTTTCCGGTGGCATTCTTTGTTTAAATAACCAGATGCTTAGTCCGACTTTCTGGTTGGGTGCAGTTGGTTTCGTAATAATTGCTTATTGTCTTGTGAAAAACATTAAAGGAGCGATGATATACGGTATAGTATTTGTAACAGCGATTTCATGGTTTCGTAACACTCAGGTTACCGCTTTCCCTAACACTGACGCGGGCAACTCGGCTTATCAGTATTTCAAGCAAGTAGTTGACGTTCATGCCATCAACAGTACTAAAGGTGCGTTGGATTTTACGGGTATAaatcaagggtatttttgggaaGCTTTGGTAACATTTTTATATGTAGATATACTTGATACTACCGGAACGTTATATTCCATGGCTCGGTTCGCCGGGTTTGTTGACTCAAACGGCGATTTCGAAGGTCAATATTTCGCTTTCATGTCTGATGCGACATCGATTGTGATTGGTTCGTTGTTGGGAACTTCACCGGTGACGGTTTTTATAGAATCGTCGACGGGGATAAGGGAAGGTGGGAGGACTGGATTAACGGCGTTAACGGTCGctggatttttctttttgtcattCTTTTTTACGCCGTTATTGGCTTCGATACCTGTTTGGGCAGTTGGATCACCGTTGATTTTGGTTGGGGTTTTGATGATGAGATCAGTGGTGGAGATTGAATGGAATGATATGAAACAGGCTATACCAGCGTTTGTCACTTTGATATTGATGCCAATGAGTTATTCGATTGCTTATGGATTGATTGGAGGGATTGGTACTTATATTGTTTTGCATTTATGGGATTGGGGAGAGTTGGTGTTGGGGAAATTTGggattataaaaatcaaaaaggaggaaaaacatGATTTGGTAGGGGTAAATGAGTCAAATgaagaacttggtcttgaagATGGGGACAAGAAGGGATCCGAGATTCAATTAgcagtttaatttttttttcttttttttttttgtaatatcatacaaaaagtttgattttttttttttcagttattgTTACAGTGGatatataaaagaagagaaaaagagtaaaagaaattgttttttttttttttgcgtgtaagaaaaattataaaaaaaaataattcaattgTATCAACCCCACATGATAaaagaaattgttttttttttttcctttcaattatTGGCTATTCCATGATTGagtgtctttttatttttatttatttatttttatgccACAAAATTACTTTTATAAGAGGAAAAGAGATAATTCATGACGTGTGAATGTGACATGTCATGGAGAAAAACTTAATGGGCCTGGGTCTTGCaattgttaaaaaaatttctataaACCACTTATGGATTATAGAAATCATTTGTCTATTATCCTGCTTTCATCATACAAACAGAGTCAAAAAGATTTCATCAATTGAGAAATGCCATAAAGTAGAGTGAAAAAGCTCCCACGACCATCGTTTGCTTGATCCCTATATCAGTCAATCTACCTATCATCTCTTGACGagtttagctcgtctccaggaaGGCGTGTGCCCAGGGTGCTGTCCGAGGACATCaagcggttgagctgtgccgcacacatttTGGCACATCCCTAAGGATGTGTCCGGCACAATCCAACGGCTGGTAGCACCCTGGGtgttccctgctccctggagacgatcctgatcccctCTTGACAGTCCATCCACACCACTACACATGTCCACTCATGTTCTTTCGCTCCTTGCAAGCCCTGATACAATCCTCGTATTTTTGACTCCTGAGGATTCCGTACAAAAGCCAATGTGACCTACAAACTAAGAGCTAAATAGTAAGCTCATAACTGTCATCATAGATAATGATACACGGAACACGAATTGATAATCTTAGGTACTCATCAACAGTTAGAACATAATCATAATTTTGGGGAATGATTAGATCAATACTCAAGGGAAAGGGAAGGAGTTTAAGATGATAAACACATTTCTCAATCAATCGTTTCAACATCATTGGGTTAGGATTCAACTGATGAAAAATTATAGCATTATGACCCAttcaaaaggaaataaaaagtgATAGCAACAATTGAGACAAAAGACTGAATAAAGGACTCAATTAGATTTTAAAGGGTTGGTGAGAGATCATGATAAAAAATGCCACTCATTTTCCAGCTCTTTGTGGCAAAAACGACAATAAGGATCAATAGGTAAAGTAGCTAGAAGCTAACTTACTCTTGACACACAATGCACCTACAAGCacttttcatcaaaaaacaaaaaacaaaaaaaaaaaattcgggaGAACCCTTAGATGTCACACAACGGCTAATGCGCCAGAACAAGGCGAGCCAAAGGCTCACTTTCGCCCCGCAAAGAGTCAGGCGTGCACCAGAACCAAGCTGAAAAACTACAATGCGTGCGTTAACGCAACGGTGCTCGTAGATCCGCTTTACTCCGCCCAAGTACTTGCTGGATTCGCCcctagctgatctacgaccatcCTGAGCGCTGACCTTCTTCATATGTCTTTCTATTTGCATATGTTTTAAGTTTCCATAGCGTTCTTGCAAACCGCCTAACATTATGAataaattcatttgtttttatgaATGAATTATGCATAATGTGGATTAATTGATTGAACAAAAACAAATCTAAAATTAGTTATATAAGGAAACCATGGATCATGCCATATTGAAATATATATTAGCACTAATAACCACTTTCCAACATGCTAAATTTTGAAGATATGAAATCACCTTAATAATACTCATCCAAATAATGGAGGCTTTCTTAGACACTACAGAGGGATGAATCAAATTATTATTTGGGAAATACCTCCCCTTAAGAATCTTTTCTCAATATTGATTAGATTAAGTAACCTTGCCAACTTGAAAAGTAATGCTTTATTATGAATTGATAGTAGTCTAAATCCTAAACTACATAATGACTTAGGTCTACACAGGCTATGCTACCCCGCATGACTCCATCTATGTTGCCCTTCTCCATCCCCCTCCTGTTGGAAGAACAATGCCTTGTATTCC
The nucleotide sequence above comes from Telopea speciosissima isolate NSW1024214 ecotype Mountain lineage chromosome 3, Tspe_v1, whole genome shotgun sequence. Encoded proteins:
- the LOC122654065 gene encoding adenine/guanine permease AZG1-like — encoded protein: METRTQQRSSIISRVNSFVGNSRVGKYFKLDKRGSTFTTELRAGTATFLTMAYILAVNASILTDSGGTCTVADCVPLCSNPSISISNCAASNFTVVQPGVSCKFDPVNPGYTACLNGVRRDLIVATVASSLIGCVIMGGFANLPLALAPGMGANAYFAYSVVGFHGSGNVTYGTALAAVFIEGLIFLLISAIGLRTKLAKLVPKPVRISSSAGIGLFLAFIGLQSGEGLGLVSFSSATLVTIGACPANSLASVAPVITYPNGTVALMPGGTVSGGILCLNNQMLSPTFWLGAVGFVIIAYCLVKNIKGAMIYGIVFVTAISWFRNTQVTAFPNTDAGNSAYQYFKQVVDVHAINSTKGALDFTGINQGYFWEALVTFLYVDILDTTGTLYSMARFAGFVDSNGDFEGQYFAFMSDATSIVIGSLLGTSPVTVFIESSTGIREGGRTGLTALTVAGFFFLSFFFTPLLASIPVWAVGSPLILVGVLMMRSVVEIEWNDMKQAIPAFVTLILMPMSYSIAYGLIGGIGTYIVLHLWDWGELVLGKFGIIKIKKEEKHDLVGVNESNEELGLEDGDKKGSEIQLAV